The stretch of DNA GCGCTCCGGCGGAGCCAGGCGGGCAGCCGCGACCACGGCGTCCCCGCTCCGCCGCGCGCCCGGGACAGGCCCCGGGCGGACGTCGCGGACCGGTCGGCCGGGGCGGGCCGGGTGCTAGTCGCCGACGGCATGCGGCACCTCCTTCTCCTCTTCCCCGCCGCCGGCGGCGCCGTCGGCGAGCAGCCCTCGCAGCCGGTGCCGGGCGGCGGCGAACTCCTCCTCGTCCGGGCGGTCCAGCGCCGCGACGTCGAGGTCGCCGGCGATCCGGGAGGGACGGCCGTGCAGGACCAGGACCCGGTCCCCCAGGAGGACCGCCTCGTCGATGCTGTGCGTGACGAACAGGACGGTCACCCCGGTGCTCCGGGCCAGCGCGAGGAGTTCGTGCTGCAGGCGGGTGCGCGTCTGGGCGTCGAGTGCGCCGAACGGTTCGTCCATCAGCAGCATCCGGGGTTCGAGGGCCAGGGCGCGGGCGATGGCGACCCGCTGCTTCATGCCGCCGGACAGCTGGTGCGGGTAGCGGTCCAGGGCGTGGCCGAGCCCCATCCGGGACAGGTGCTCCTCGGCCCGGCGCCGGGATTCCGCGCGGCCGGCGCCCGTGGCGCGCAGCGCGTAGGCGACGTTGCCGAGGACCGTGCGC from Nocardiopsis composta encodes:
- a CDS encoding ABC transporter ATP-binding protein; the protein is MNGARAGGEPLLELSRVGIGYRQPGGYVPAVEEATFEVRPGEKAMLLGPSGCGKSTLLKAVAGFLRPHSGRISFAGRDIPGPGPDRAVVFQELDQLLAWRTVLGNVAYALRATGAGRAESRRRAEEHLSRMGLGHALDRYPHQLSGGMKQRVAIARALALEPRMLLMDEPFGALDAQTRTRLQHELLALARSTGVTVLFVTHSIDEAVLLGDRVLVLHGRPSRIAGDLDVAALDRPDEEEFAAARHRLRGLLADGAAGGGEEEKEVPHAVGD